The following is a genomic window from Pseudomonas promysalinigenes.
TCTTAGCCTTGGCATCGCGCTCGATCTCGACGTCGGCCGGGTTGAACCAGTCCTTGCCGCCGTTGGCAGCCACACGGTAGTAGGTCTCGGCCACTACCATGCCTTGGGTCAGGAGGTTCTTGAACGGCTCGTTGGAAGTGACCAGGCCCTCGTCGCGCATTAGCTTGTGGAAGAACCGCGCGTACAGCAGGTGCAGGATCGCATGCTCGATACCACCGATGTACTGATCGACCGGCAACCAGTGGTTGGCCGCTTTCGGGTCGACCATGCCACCTTCGTAGTTAGGCGACGCGTAGCGGGCGAAGTACCAGGACGATTCCACGAAGGTGTCCATGGTGTCGGTTTCGCGTTTGGCCGCAGCGCCGCATTTCGGGCAGGTGCACTCGTAGAATTCAGGCATGCGCGCCAGTGGCGAACCAGCGCCGTCCGGCACCACGTTTTCTGGCAGGGTGACCGGCAGTTGCTCTTGCGGCACTGGCACATCACCGCACGACGGGCAGTGGATGATCGGAATCGGGCAGCCCCAGTAACGCTGGCGGCTGATGCCCCAGTCACGCAGGCGGAACTGGGTGCGCGACTTGCCCAGGTCCTTGCGGATGAGCGCGGCTTCGATGGCGTCGAAGGCGCCGGCGAAGTCCAGGCCGTCGAATTCGGCGGAATTGATCAGTTGGCCATGCTCGCCATAGGCGGCCTGCCACTCCTGGCCCACTTCATCGCCCGCACTGGTGCGCACTACGGCCTTGACCGGCAGGTCGTACTTGCGAGCGAACTCGAAGTCGCGCTCATCGTGGGCCGGCACAGCCATCACCGCGCCGTCGCCGTAGTGCATCAGCACATAGTTGGCGACCCACACCGGCAGCTTCTGGCCAGTGAGTGGATGCTGGACGAACAGGGAAGTGGGCATGCCCTTCTTCTCCTGGGTGGCCATGTCGGCCTCGGCCACGCTGCCGCTCTTGCATTCGTCGATGAATGCCTGCAGCGCCGGGTTGCCCTGGGCGGCCTGAGTGGCCAGTGGGTGCTCGGCAGCCACGGCGACGTAGGTTGCACCCATCAGGGTGTCAGGCCGGGTGGTGAACACCTTCAGGGTGCCTTCGTGGCCAATGCTGGCCTGGTCGTACGGGAACTGCACTTCCATGCCGCGCGACTTGCCGATCCAGTTGCGCTGCATGGTCTTGACCTGCTCAGGCCAGCCCGGCAGTTCGTCGAGGCTTTCCAGCAGCTCGTCGGCGTAGTCGGTGATGCGGAAGTAATACATCGGGATTTCGCGCTTTTCGATCAGCGCGCCCGAGCGCCAGCCGCGGCCATCGATGACCTGCTCGTTGGCCAGTACGGTCTGGTCGGCCGGGTCCCAGTTCACGGTCCCGTTCTTGCGATAGATGATGCCTTTTTCGAACAGGCGGGTGAACAGCCACTGCTCCCAGCGGTAGTAGTCCGGCTTGCAGGTGGTGACTTCACGCGCCCAATCGATGGCCAGGCCCAGGCTCTTGAGCTGGGTCTTCATGTACTCGATGTTTTCGTACGTCCACTTGGCCGGGGCGACATTGTTCTTCATTGCCGCGTTTTCTGCCGGCATGCCAAAAGCGTCCCAGCCCATCGGTTGCAGGACGTTCTTGCCCAGCATGCGCTGGTAGCGGGCAATCACGTCACCGATGGTGTAGTTGCGCACGTGGCCCATGTGTAGCTTGCCGCTCGGGTACGGGAACATCGACAGGCAGTAGTAGGTGTCCTTGCCAGGCTGTTCGGTAACAGCGAACGATTGTTGCTCGTCCCAGAAGTTCTGGGCGGCGGCTTCGATATCACGGGGCGTGTATTGTTCGTGCATGGCTACTTTTTGCTGAGAGGGAAGAGACTTTGTTCCAGGCAGCGGAACCTCGCTGCGTCCGGCACTCCGGTGTCGTATTAGAGTGAACGCCGTAGCATACAGCAGCGCCGCGCATCGTGGGAAACCTTGATTGCGAATGCCCGCTGGTCGCGGCATCCAGCTGCTTTTCGCAGCAACGCTAAGCTCAGGTGTGGGGGGAGATGTTATTTATCTTCAATGAGGTGAACGGATGGGAGAGACGCAGCTACCCGCAGTCAAACCGGAGCTTTACGAACGCC
Proteins encoded in this region:
- the leuS gene encoding leucine--tRNA ligase, whose translation is MHEQYTPRDIEAAAQNFWDEQQSFAVTEQPGKDTYYCLSMFPYPSGKLHMGHVRNYTIGDVIARYQRMLGKNVLQPMGWDAFGMPAENAAMKNNVAPAKWTYENIEYMKTQLKSLGLAIDWAREVTTCKPDYYRWEQWLFTRLFEKGIIYRKNGTVNWDPADQTVLANEQVIDGRGWRSGALIEKREIPMYYFRITDYADELLESLDELPGWPEQVKTMQRNWIGKSRGMEVQFPYDQASIGHEGTLKVFTTRPDTLMGATYVAVAAEHPLATQAAQGNPALQAFIDECKSGSVAEADMATQEKKGMPTSLFVQHPLTGQKLPVWVANYVLMHYGDGAVMAVPAHDERDFEFARKYDLPVKAVVRTSAGDEVGQEWQAAYGEHGQLINSAEFDGLDFAGAFDAIEAALIRKDLGKSRTQFRLRDWGISRQRYWGCPIPIIHCPSCGDVPVPQEQLPVTLPENVVPDGAGSPLARMPEFYECTCPKCGAAAKRETDTMDTFVESSWYFARYASPNYEGGMVDPKAANHWLPVDQYIGGIEHAILHLLYARFFHKLMRDEGLVTSNEPFKNLLTQGMVVAETYYRVAANGGKDWFNPADVEIERDAKAKIIGARLKTDGLPVEIGGTEKMSKSKNNGVDPQSMIDQYGADTCRLFMMFASPPDASLEWSDSGVEGASRFLRRVWRLAQAHVAQGLPGKLDVAALDDAQKVIRRAIHAAIKQASTDVGQFHKFNTAIAQVMTVMNVLEKAPQATEQDRALLQEGLEAVTLLLAPITPHISHELWKQLGHDQAVIDANWPAVDESALVQDSITLVVQVNGKLRGQVEMPAAASREEVEAAARSNENVLRFIDGLTIRKVIVVPGKLVNIVAN